One Bombus pyrosoma isolate SC7728 linkage group LG7, ASM1482585v1, whole genome shotgun sequence genomic window carries:
- the LOC122569183 gene encoding F-actin-uncapping protein LRRC16A isoform X2, with translation MSTRSQLTKDLNESVKALLGKHVKILLKNVVKLETKQDKQENRVLVFSPCRLFLLTAKVPTRIDCHFHYLEITSIESKRANQLSLSVGERYYNFTTTGAGADTTEVDAMIEALHTAIRNIFPTVPLNYIIRKIEVIPASRLQSIRGSELARSTEATRHTGPCGGFSTQYACMCDLHGVPYREEVAWDVDTIYLSHDTRELNLRDFDHLDQKDLVPIISALEYNTWFTKLRASHLKLSHEPLERLLHVMRRSLSIQELYLDNLGIKWDFAHKLSLALISNANTMLQTIDLSYNTIEDKGASSLCGIIAKLQGGAHLSGPIGKLPKGLQKLNLAHCGLTGKGISQIAHALSLNRSMPTSLQYLNLSENSLKDDINNLCNFLAQPNSLTHLDLSGTDTTLECLFGALLRGCATNLVHLNVARNSFSSKKTKEIPPSFKQFFTATLSLKYLNISCCKLPLEALKHLLLGLACNESTVGLELDMSGNNLGSMGAHVLESCIHGVRCIASLDISDSNMDVDLAQVITAIGKNKSIKQLYMGRNTVSMKSKHIAVVMDALVQMLQEDDCVLQALHLPDSRLKSDLYNLINALGSNTCLHTLDISGNQIGDPGARLLAKALQINNHLRTIIYDKNNITLQGYADIVHALEKNCSVRHMPFPIYDLQPCMKTSAEKTEQLAKKIQDLLQRNVTPCKYSHGQAFRLQQGFLLSSTQQMVDRLVVQTQDTIKAIAAESCDANNDINYATGLIQDADNSKQLLPRLHEVLQRRDENNPIELKLHEMANELHKVVTIYLQDSLDAMIKCANEQCPTILSQTVIRGDESESVAVEDDLRSSCKEKNQISSEFIHTTITEQAGADIVNRVNELNLAVAAHVSDRITDEVIESLSRSYKNLIGDCDSRTRSSTPDVLRPSAGSMSSGSVIGVTSTVGVSTALPVGRTSIASEEDCPPETYSLVNSIGQCSSDQSPMKLDYLNLATPHLSNKRKSLHGRKLRPKSVVDSVEGLSADDIPDLLPSLPKSQAEAISETEHSLTESLDSVSELPNTVGQQLQHLVKSRPRRTKTRAPTRPMLRPDQPVDGLALGEGLDVFFRPTTPTTPLISPTSDDSSLHTFPTDGSPNLSLTSHKSIPPETDKKPGCSSPMLKTLLEPAPRSRSSDNLEKFSPLVGRRSQGDSPLTASPLTRRNTTDNAQNHERILTKSDSNKDTSNNVCINCVGNTADTSKRSTLPIIGSGTSTRSLRDSDENSKVLQQTTATNSSDKDATAVPKDYETRKSLTKKSAVDTDKNANQPLPSLKLRSTGFDLRSPTNGSSTKSNSEASKSPVLRSLTKGNSSLTDGKSNGALSKTKPVPPITAPKPRPWSMATDRKSGEFNLLSDGSSPNTSAGNTPDSGDALDESTDSGVSGPASLPPTLSASSTASSLSNASVEKRSVRELAASLNKSKTERKENEHTAPAAWRSVLQRSINQPDVKVTEVPKTVEENRISFKLRRTSFLRDSNFNYNNDVVDV, from the exons ATGTCAACTAGATCGCAACTTACGAAAGATTTAAATG AATCGGTGAAAGCATTATTAGGTAAGcatgtgaaaatattattaaagaatgttgtaaaattggaaacaaaacaaGATAAACAGGAAAATCGTGTTCTG GTTTTTTCACCATGCCGTTTGTTTCTCTTAACGGCCAAAGTGCCCACAAGA atCGACTgccattttcattatttagaaataacaTCTATAGAATCGAAAAGAGCAAACCAATTATCTTTAAGTGTTGGGGAaagatattacaattttactaCTACTGGAGCAGGTGCAGATACTACAGAAGTAGATGCAATGATTGAGGCCTTACATACTGCAATTCGAAATATCTTTCCCACTGTACCATTGAA ttatattataagaaaaatagaagtaaTACCAGCTAGTAGACTGCAGAGTATAAGAGGTAGTGAATTAGCTAGAAGTACAGAAGCAACAAGACATACTGGACCTTGTGGGGGGTTTTCAACCCAATATGCATGTATGTGTGATTTACATGGTGTACCATATAGAGAAGAAGTAGCCTGG gatGTTGATACAATATACCTCTCTCATGATACAAGAGAGCTAAATTTAAGAGATTTTGATCATTTGGATCAAAAAGATCTGGTGCCAATCATTTCTGCGTTGGAATATAATACTTGGTTTACAAAATTAAGGGCATCTCATCTTAAACTAAGTCACGAGCCTTTGGAGAGATTGTTACATGTTATGCGTAGATCCCTTTCCATTCAGGAACTTTATCTAGATAATCTTGGAATAAAATG GGATTTTGCGCACAAATTATCGTTAGCTCTAATTTCTAATGCTAATACAATGTTACAGACTATTGATCTATCATATAATACCATTGAAGATAAAG gaGCCTCTAGCTTGTGTGGGATAATAGCCAAATTGCAAG gaGGCGCACATTTAAGCGGACCTATTGGAAAATTACCCAAAGGTttacagaaattaaatttggCACATTGTGGACTAACTGGAAAAGGAATAAGTCAAATTGCACATGCACTAAGTTTAAATAGAAGCATGCCAACTagtttgcaatatttaaatctttcaGAAAACTCTTTAAAAGATGATATCAAT aatttatgtaattttttggCACAACCTAATAGTCTAACTCATTTAGATCTAAGTGGTACAGATACAACATTAGAATGT TTGTTTGGTGCTTTACTACGGGGTTGTGCAACTAATCTAGTCCATTTAAATGTTGCTCGTAACTCCTTTTCAAGTAAAAAGACCAAAGAAATACCTCCCAGCTTTAAACAGTTCTTTACTGCTACACTCTCATTAAAGTACTTAAATATATCTTGTTGTAAATTGCCGCTAGAGGCATTGAAACATTTGTTACTTGGTTTGGCATGCAATGAAAGTACAGTTGGTTTAGAACTTGATATGAGTGGAAACAATTTGGGCTCTATGGGTGCTCATGTATTGGAATCATGCATTCATGGCGTACGTTGCATAGCATCACTGGATATATCAGATAGTA ATATGGATGTTGATTTAGCACAAGTAATAACTGCTATAGGAAAAAACAAGTCGATCAAACAATTATATATGGGTCGCAATACTGTTAGTATGAAAAGCAAACATATTGCTGTTGTAATGGATGCCCTTGTGCAAATGCTTCAAGAAGATGATTGCGTTTTGCAAGCATTACATTTACCAGATTCTCGACTAAAATCTGATCTCTATAATCTTATCAATGCCCTTGGTAGTAACACATGTCTTCATACTTTAGATATTAGTGGTAATCAGATTGGAGATCCTGGTGCCAGATTATTAGCAAAGgcattacaaattaataatcatttgagaactattatttatgataaaaataatattactctTCAAGGTTATGCTGATATTGTTCACGCTTTAGAAAA GAATTGTAGCGTAAGACATATGCCATTTCCAATTTATGATTTGCAACCTTGTATGAAAACTTCAGCTGAAAAAACGGAGCAATTAGCTAAAAAAATCCAGGACTTGTTACAAAGAAACGTTACTCCTTGTAAATATAGTCATGGACAAGCATTCAGATTGCAACAAGGATTTTTGTTAAGCTCCACACAACAAATGGTTGATAGATTGGTTGTACAGACGCAAGACACTATTAAAGCTATTGCTGCGGAAAGCTGTGATGCTAATAATGACATTAATTATGCAACTGGACTCATACAAGATGCAGATAATTCAAAACAG CTTTTACCAAGATTACACGAAGTTCTTCAACGACGAGATGAAAATAATCCAATAGAActaaaattacacgaaatgGCAAATGAATTGCATAAAGTTGTAACCATATATTTACag gATTCCTTAGATGCTATGATAAAGTGTGCAAATGAACAGTGTCCTACGATACTTTCGCAAACGGTAATTAGAGGCGATGAAAGTGAATCAGTTGCAGTGGAAGATGATCTACGAAGTAgttgcaaagaaaaaaatcaaattagtAGTGAATTCATACATACCACTATCACAGAGCAAGCTGGGGCGGATATAGTCAATAGAGTCAA tgaATTAAATTTGGCAGTTGCTGCACATGTATCCGACAGAATAACAGATGAAGTAATTGAATCATTGTCAAGAAGCTATAAAAACtta attggtgACTGTGATAGTAGAACAAGAAGCAGTACGCCTGATGTATTGCGGCCTAGTGCTGGTTCAATGAGTAGTGGAAGTGTTATAGGAGTTACAAGTACTGTAGGTGTATCTACAGCATTACCAGTTGGTAGAACCAGTATTGCCTCGGAAGAAGATTGTCCACCAGAAACTTATTCACTTGTGAATTCTATCGGTCAATGTTCCAGTGATCAATCTCCAATG AAATTGGATTATTTAAATCTT GCTACGCcacatttatcaaataaacgaaaaagttTACATGGAAGGAAATTGCGGCCGAAATCTGTAGTCGATTCTGTGGAAGGTCTTTCAGCTGATGACATTCCAGATCTGTTACCATCCTTACCAAAAAGTCAAGCAGAag CTATTTCAGAGACAGAACATTCTTTAACAGAATCACTAGATTCTGTTTCTGAATTACCCAATACTGTAGGACAGCAACTGCAACATTTAGTAAAATCTAGACCACGTAGAACAAAAACTAGAGCACCTACAAGACCAATGCTGAGACCAGATCAACCAGTGGATGGTCTTGCTCTTGGAGAAGGCCTCGATGTATTTTTCAGACCAACTACACCAACAACACCTCTTATATCCCCTACAAGTGATGACag CTCTTTGCATACTTTTCCAACGGATGGTAGTCCAAATTTATCTCTTACGAGTCATAAAAGTATTCCACCTGAGACGGATAAAAAACCTGGCTGTAGCTCTCCAATGTTAAAAACACTTCTTGAGCCTGCCCCGCGATCACGATCTAGcgataatttagaaaaattttctccTCTTGTTGGCAGAAGATCTCAAGGTGATTCGCCGTTAACTGCATCTCCATTAACTCGGCGAAATACAACAGACAATGCGCAAAATCATGAAAGAATTCTTACAAAATCTGATAGCAACAAAGATACAAGTaataatgtatgtattaatTGTGTCGGTAATACCGCTGATACATCTAAACGTAGTACATTACCCATTATTGGTTCTGGTACAAGTACACGCAGTTTACGAGATTCGGATGAAAATAGCAAGGTATTACAACAAACAACTGCTACAAATTCCTCGGATAAAGATGCAACGGCTGTTCCTAAAGATTACGAAACCAGGAAAAGTTTAACAAAAAAATCTGCGGTAGATACAGATAAGAATGCAAATCAACCTTTACCTTCTCTTAAATTAAGATCGACAGGTTTTGATCTTCGTAGCCCAACAAATGGTAGCAGTACAAAAAGTAATTCGGAAGCATCGAAATCTCCAGTGTTAAGGTCTCTAACCAAAGGAAATAGTTCACTTACAGATGGAAAAAGCAATGGTGCTCTTTCCAAGACTAAACCTGTTCCGCCTATAACAGCTCCTAAACCAAGACCCTGGAGTATGGCTACTGATAGAAAATCtg gagaatttaatttattaagcgATGGTTCTAGTCCAAATACTTCAGCTGGAAATACACCTGATTCTGGAGATGCACTTGATGAATCAACGGATAGCGGTGTAAGTGGTCCTGCTTCATTACCGCCGACGTTATCAGCAAGTAGTACTGCTAGTTCTTTAAGCAATGCCAGTGTAGAGAAAAGGTCAGTGAGGGAATTGGCAGCTAGtttaaacaaaagtaaaactgaaaggaaagagaacg agCATACCGCACCTGCAGCATGGAGGTCGGTGCTTCAACGTTCTATCAACCAACCAGATGTCAAG gTAACGGAAGTGCCGAAAACGGTTGAAGAAAATCGTATAAGTTTTAAACTTCGACGTACTTCATTTTTACGTGActcaaatttcaattacaataaTGACGTAGTTGACGTTTGA